The following is a genomic window from Halopelagius inordinatus.
CGTTGTCGTTCGAAGTGTTCGACGGTTTGGAATCCGGCGTGCAGACTCCCCTCACCGACCCGACACGCTCTGTCCTCTATCTCGCGCGAGGCGTCGAGCATCGTCGCTCGGTCGTACGAGGTGAACGTCGTCTCGTCGAGGTGGTCGAGTACCGGTCGGTACCTCGCCGAGGCGGACTCCGACGCGTCTCGGGACCCGTCACACGACAGTTCCGCGGCATCGACGGCGGTGACGAACGACCCTCGATGGCTCAGCACCACGAAGTTGCGCGGGCCGCCGAGCGTCGTCTCCACGGTTACCGCGAGATTCCGCTCTGCGAACCGTTCGCGGAGTTCTCCGGCGACGCCCGGTTTCGGGTTGAACACCGTCAGCGTCTTTTCGGCGTCTTCGACGCCGGCGACGAGGTCCGTCAGCGACATGGTGAGCCGAACGGAGTCCAGCTATATGACGGTTTACACCGTTTCGGTTCGCGTCGTTGAACGCCGAAACGCGCCATTTTACGCCGGTTAACTCGAATAGAAGCCGTGTAACCGGTCGTTGTCGACGGTCGCCCTCACGGAGAGTTCGACGCGGCGCTCGGAAACCATCGATACACGCCCTCCGTAGCCGGTCGAACGAAGTCGGTTCCCCGGTCAAAGCACGAGATGCGGGAACCGGTTCGGCCGCACGTGCACCGTCGGTAGACCCCACCTAATCCGGAGCGCGGCGGTCGTAGTCCGCAAATACATTTTCCCCGATGCCGCGTACACCCGGTATGCAGACAGTCGTTCTCGCCGCAGGCGTCGGCAGTCGAATGGGGCCGCTCACCGACGAGCGTCCGAAGCCCATGCTCCCGGTGGCCGGGCGTCCCCTCGTCTCTCACACGGTAGCGTCGGCCGTCGAGGCCGGCGCGTCGAAGATCGTACTCGTCGTCGGCTACCAGTCCGAGGACGTGCGCGAGCACTTCGGCGACGAGTACGCGGGCGTACCCGTAGAATACGCCGTCCAGGAGGAACAGCGCGGGACTGCCGACGCGGTCCGGGCCGCGGTCGAAGTCCTCGACGACGGCCCGTTCGCCGTGCTCAACGGCGACGCGCTCTACGACGTGCCGTCGCTCGGAGACCTGTACGACGGCGGACCCGCGGTCGGATCGTTCGAGGTGGCCGACCCCACGTCGTACGGCGTCCTCCGGACCGACGACGCGGGCCACGTCTCCGGCGTCGTCGAGAAGCCCGAGGACCCGCCCTCGAACCTCGTCAACGCCGGCGCGTACGTCTTCCCCGAGGAGGCGGGCGCGTGGCTTCACGACGTGGAGGAGTCAGAGCGCGGCGAATTCGAACTGACGGACGTGCTCGACCGCCTCTGCGAACGCGGCGACGTGCGCGCAGTCGCGTTCGACCGGTGGTTGGACGTCGGACGCCCGTGGGAACTGCTCGAAGCCAACGAGTGGAAACTCGGAGAACTGGAGGCGCAAGTCGACGGCGACGTGAGCGACGACGCCGAACTCGGCGATTCGGTGGTCGTAGAGGAGGGCGCGACGGTTCGCTCGGGCGTCGTCGTCGAGGGGCCCGCGCTGATCCAATCGGGTGCCACCGTCGGTCCGAACGCGTACGTGCGCGGCGCCTCTCTCGTCGGTCCGAACGCGAAGATAGGTCACGCCGTGGAGGTCAAAAACAGCGTCCTCATGGACGGCGCGACGGCGGGCCACCTCTCGTACGTCGGCGACAGCGTCGTCGGGCGTGACGTGAACTTCGGGGCGGGCACGCAGGTCGCGAATCTGCGACACGACGGCGGTGACGTGAAGATGACCGTCAAAGGCGACCGCGTCTCGACCGGCCGCCGAAAGATGGGCGTCGTCGTCGGTCACGACACGAAGACGGGGATAAACAGTAGTCTCGACGCCGGTGTGGTGTTCTCGCCCGGTTCGACCGTCGAACCCGGCGAGTCCGTCACGCGGGACCGCTGAGCGGACGGAAACGCCGACGGTACTCTTCGTGTGTTTCGTCTACGAACGGCGCGAGCCTGGCGGCCGAATCGGTCACAGACGCCCGGAGAAAACGCCGACTCGGGTCAGGACCGGTTCGTCACTCGTTCGAGCGACCGTACACCTGCATGAACGTCTCGAACAGGTCGGGGTCGAGTTTGAACTGGACGTCGACGAGTTCCTCGTCCGCATCGTAGCTCACGTGCTGGACGTCTACGACGTCCATGACGGTCTCTATCGCGTCCTCCGTGCAGTCGCTCGGGCCCTGCTTGACCTCCATGTCGTCCTCTCCGATCTGGATGGACACGCCGTCGATGCGCGTGCGGTAAGAGCCCTTCGACGCGCTGAGAAGCGGGTTGCAGCGTTCGACGAGGCCGAGTTCGTTCAAGCGGTCCAGACGGCGGTAGATCGTCGACTCCGAGACTTCGCAGCGTTCTGCGAGTTCCTCGGCGGTGACGGCGCCGCGTTGTCCCGCGACGAGAATCTCTCGTGCGACCTCGTCCCCGAGGGAGTCGAGGAGAGCATCGCTATCTACATCTTCGAGGTGGAGCGGTGACGACGCGACCCATTGCGTGCTGGCTGCCATGGACTCTCCTTTGAGAGTACCCACCTTATGTAATCACCTCTTACCACCCCACCCCAGTTGGTAACCACCGCGTACCGGACGCGGTAAGTCCCGCATACTCTCGGTTCGCGGAGATTGAGAAACAGTCGCAGAAACTCTCTCGCGCAGTTTCTCCGATATACGACCCGTTAGATGGCTAAAACGTCGCTATAAACGAGAAATTCTTGCCGATATAGTCGGTGGGCGGCAGATACGGAGAGTGCGCGACTCGACCGTCGGGCGCGAGTCGGCGCGCGTTACTGGACCGTGACCGACTTCGCCAAGTTTCGCGGTTTGTCGATGGGTCGGTCGAGGAGGTCAGCCGCGTGGTACGCGACGAGTTGCAGTTGGACGCTCGCGGGGATGCCGGCCATGTCGGGGTGCGTCTCCGGGATGGAGAGGACGTGGTCTGCGAACTCCGCTATCTCGCCGTCGGTCTTGCTGGTGACCGCGATGACGGGCGCGCCGCGCGCTTGGACCTCCTTCATGTTGCTCAGGGTGGCCTCGTCGTCGAAGCCGGTGAACACCGCGAACACCGGCGTATTCGGCGTGACGAGCGCTAACGGTCCGTGTTTGAGTTCGGACGCCGCAAAGCCCTCTGCGTGTTCGTACGATATCTCCTTGAACTTCAGCGCGCCTTCGAGCGCCACCGGGTGGGCGACGCCGCGCCCGATGAAGAAGTACGAGTCCGCGTCTTTGTACTCCTTCGCGACGGCGGACGCGATGGAGGTGTCGAGCACCTCCTGGACGTGGCCGGGAAGCCGCGACATCGACTCGACGAGGTCGCGAGCGCTGTTGGACTGGCCGCCCGTGACGTCCTCGACGAGTCGTTCGCCGATCATAGAGAGAGCGGTCACCTGCGAGCAGAACGTCTTGGTCGCGGCGACGCCGATTTCCGGTCCGGCGCGGATGAGGAGCGTCTCGTCGCACTCGCGCGTCACCGACGACCCGACGGTGTTGGTGATGGCGACCGTTCGGGCCCCGGCGCTCTGCGCCCGCCGAATCGCGTCGAGAGTGTCCGCGGTCTCTCCGCTTTGGGTGACGGCGACGACGAGCGTGTTGGACTTGACCGGCGGTCTGACGAGGCCGTACTCGCCAGCCTGGAAGGCGTACGACGGTACCCCGCGCGCCGATAGCATGTTCGAGGCGTACATCGCCGCGTGGTACGACGTGCCCATACCGACGAACTGGACCTCCTCTATCTCGGAGAACGTCCCCTCGGGGAAGTCGTCGAGTTCCACAGTCCCGTCGAGCGCGTTCAGGCGGCCGTGGATGGTGTTGCGGAGCGCGCCGGGCTGCTCGTGAATCTCCTTGAGCATGAAGTGCTCGTAGCCGCCTTTCGTGGCGGTTTCGGCGCTCCACTCGACGCGTTCGACTTCGCGGTTTATCTGTCTGCCCGCGCCGTCGGTGATCTCGTAACCGTCGGGGCGGACGGCGATGAAGTCGCCGTCGTGGAGGTAGACCACCTGGTCCGTGTACTCGACGAACGCCGGAACGTCGCTGGCGAGGAAGTACCGGCCCGGGCCGATGCCGAAGACGAGGGGCGACCCAGAGCGGGTGGCGTAGATAGCCTCGTCGCCGTCGATGATGGCGGCGATGGCGTACGTGCCAGAGAGGCGGGCGACCGCAGAGCGGAACGCTTCCTCGGGGGTCGCGCCGTTGTTCAGTTCCTCCTCTATGAGGTGCGGGACGACTTCCGTGTCCGTGTCGCTCGTGAAGGTGTGTCCCCGCGACTCCAGTTCGGACTTCAGCGACTGGTGGTTACCGATGATACCGTTGTGAACCACGGCGACCCGACCCGACTCGTCGGTGTGCGGGTGGGCGTTCTCGTCGGTGACGCCGCCGTGCGTCGCCCATCGGGTGTGACCGATACCGTACTCCCCCGAGAGGGGGTTCTCCTCGACTTCGTCGACGAGTTCGGACACTTCGCCGACGCTCTTGGCCAGCGAGATGTCCGACCGCCCCTTGACGGCGATGCCCGCAGAGTCGTACCCGCGGTACTCTAAGCTCTGCAGTCCTTCGATAAGCGGTTCCACCGAGTCGGTCTCTCCGATGCACGCAGTTATTCCACACATGTTAAGCAGCTATCTCCGTTTTTTCGCGAACCGTTCCGTCCACGACGACGCCCGCGCCGACGGTTGCCTCCGCACCGACGCTGCAACCCGATTCGAGCGTCGCGTTCGTGCCGACCGTCGCTCGGTCGGCCACGATACTTCCGAGTCGCCGGTCCGTGTACAGTTTCCCGTCTACGACGACGTCCGCGCGGCCGCCCGGCGAGGCGACGCAGTCTCGTATCTCGGCGCCCGACCCGAGAACCGAATCCCGGAGGAGCGCGTTCGCGCCGACGTAGGCGTCGTTCGAGAGGATAGACCGCTCGATGACGGTATTCGCGCCGACGTGGACGTTGTCCTGTAGGCACGTCCCCGACCGGATGACCGCGCCGGGGCCGATGTTGCAGTTCTCTCCGATGACGACCGGACCCTCGATGACGGCGGTTTCGTGGACTCGCGCCGAGTCCGCAATCTGGACCTGAGAGCCGAGTTCGTCCGCCAGAACGGTCTCGGAGACCGACAGAAGCTTCCAGGGGTTCGAGGGGTCGAGCCATCCGCCGTTGACCAGAATCGACGTCACCGGACCGTCGAGGTGGGCGATGGCGTCCGTGAGCCGTATCTCGCCTTGCCACGGGTCGGTCCGGTCGAGCGCGTCGAACACGCTGCGGTTGAACACGTACACGCCCGCGTTGACGAGGTAGCCCTCGCGTTCGACCGGGTGTTCGTCGATGTCCGAGATGAGTCCGCGGTCCGAGATGACGACGCCGTACTCCTCTGGGGTGTCCGAGTGAGCGACGGCGACAGTGGAGGCGGAATCGGTCGTGGTGTAGCGTCGAAGCGTCGCCGCCACGATATTCTCGTCGATTATGTTGTCGCCGTTGACGACGACGAAGTCGTCACCGACGGAGTCTTTCGCCTGCAAGAGGGCGTGACCGCTTCCCAACTGGGAGGGCTGTTGCACGAACTCTATCTCCGTGTCGGGGTGGGCGGACGTGAGGTGCGTCTGGATTCGGTCGCTCCGGTACCCCACGACGACGACGATGCGCTCTATCCCGTTTGCGACGAGAGAGTCGAGCACGAAGTCGATGACGGGGCGGTTCGCGACGGGCAGCATGGGCTTCGGAAGGTACTTCGTTAGCGGACGGAGGCGTCGTCCCTCCCCAGCAGCGAGGACGACAGCCTCGGTAACATCGCTCATCCGTTCGCCTCCCGACGCTCGCGTATCGCCACGGCGCCATCGGGCCGGACGGACTGTGAGGACATACTACCAAAACGGGGATGCACCGGCATTGTTATGGGCAGTATGCGAACACGGGGGGAAGCCGTTAGGACCCGCGTTTTCTCCTGAACAACGCGTTTTGATTAGAGATAGAGACCCTAATACGCTCGAACCGCCCGTTCCCATCAGTAACATGTCATTATTGCCCGAGTGAGAGCGCGGGAAAATCGCCTCTCCGAGAGAGACCGGCGGCAGTTACTGCCGGTACGGGGCGTCGGTCGAGAGCGAGGCTCGGCCGGGAAA
Proteins encoded in this region:
- a CDS encoding DICT sensory domain-containing protein; amino-acid sequence: MSLTDLVAGVEDAEKTLTVFNPKPGVAGELRERFAERNLAVTVETTLGGPRNFVVLSHRGSFVTAVDAAELSCDGSRDASESASARYRPVLDHLDETTFTSYDRATMLDASREIEDRACRVGEGSLHAGFQTVEHFERQRTVYERIGECDGLSVHAYAAPSPRFRPAENVQFHLERGAEIRDSWFVVFDGGPEEIGRCALLAEERSPGRFYGFWTYDSETVASVVAHLRSSYGRPKSDGTAGRC
- the glmU gene encoding bifunctional sugar-1-phosphate nucleotidylyltransferase/acetyltransferase; amino-acid sequence: MQTVVLAAGVGSRMGPLTDERPKPMLPVAGRPLVSHTVASAVEAGASKIVLVVGYQSEDVREHFGDEYAGVPVEYAVQEEQRGTADAVRAAVEVLDDGPFAVLNGDALYDVPSLGDLYDGGPAVGSFEVADPTSYGVLRTDDAGHVSGVVEKPEDPPSNLVNAGAYVFPEEAGAWLHDVEESERGEFELTDVLDRLCERGDVRAVAFDRWLDVGRPWELLEANEWKLGELEAQVDGDVSDDAELGDSVVVEEGATVRSGVVVEGPALIQSGATVGPNAYVRGASLVGPNAKIGHAVEVKNSVLMDGATAGHLSYVGDSVVGRDVNFGAGTQVANLRHDGGDVKMTVKGDRVSTGRRKMGVVVGHDTKTGINSSLDAGVVFSPGSTVEPGESVTRDR
- a CDS encoding ArsR/SmtB family transcription factor, with the protein product MAASTQWVASSPLHLEDVDSDALLDSLGDEVAREILVAGQRGAVTAEELAERCEVSESTIYRRLDRLNELGLVERCNPLLSASKGSYRTRIDGVSIQIGEDDMEVKQGPSDCTEDAIETVMDVVDVQHVSYDADEELVDVQFKLDPDLFETFMQVYGRSNE
- the glmS gene encoding glutamine--fructose-6-phosphate transaminase (isomerizing), with protein sequence MCGITACIGETDSVEPLIEGLQSLEYRGYDSAGIAVKGRSDISLAKSVGEVSELVDEVEENPLSGEYGIGHTRWATHGGVTDENAHPHTDESGRVAVVHNGIIGNHQSLKSELESRGHTFTSDTDTEVVPHLIEEELNNGATPEEAFRSAVARLSGTYAIAAIIDGDEAIYATRSGSPLVFGIGPGRYFLASDVPAFVEYTDQVVYLHDGDFIAVRPDGYEITDGAGRQINREVERVEWSAETATKGGYEHFMLKEIHEQPGALRNTIHGRLNALDGTVELDDFPEGTFSEIEEVQFVGMGTSYHAAMYASNMLSARGVPSYAFQAGEYGLVRPPVKSNTLVVAVTQSGETADTLDAIRRAQSAGARTVAITNTVGSSVTRECDETLLIRAGPEIGVAATKTFCSQVTALSMIGERLVEDVTGGQSNSARDLVESMSRLPGHVQEVLDTSIASAVAKEYKDADSYFFIGRGVAHPVALEGALKFKEISYEHAEGFAASELKHGPLALVTPNTPVFAVFTGFDDEATLSNMKEVQARGAPVIAVTSKTDGEIAEFADHVLSIPETHPDMAGIPASVQLQLVAYHAADLLDRPIDKPRNLAKSVTVQ
- a CDS encoding sugar phosphate nucleotidyltransferase codes for the protein MSDVTEAVVLAAGEGRRLRPLTKYLPKPMLPVANRPVIDFVLDSLVANGIERIVVVVGYRSDRIQTHLTSAHPDTEIEFVQQPSQLGSGHALLQAKDSVGDDFVVVNGDNIIDENIVAATLRRYTTTDSASTVAVAHSDTPEEYGVVISDRGLISDIDEHPVEREGYLVNAGVYVFNRSVFDALDRTDPWQGEIRLTDAIAHLDGPVTSILVNGGWLDPSNPWKLLSVSETVLADELGSQVQIADSARVHETAVIEGPVVIGENCNIGPGAVIRSGTCLQDNVHVGANTVIERSILSNDAYVGANALLRDSVLGSGAEIRDCVASPGGRADVVVDGKLYTDRRLGSIVADRATVGTNATLESGCSVGAEATVGAGVVVDGTVREKTEIAA